tgttaagagctatatgttttagtgatatgagaaaaatttgataaaaaaataaatgtgtttggtttgttattttaaaagtcaaccggtattttgaccggtacttgtaacttgtgtttagtctcgtactaaagtttatatttttttaaaaaagtttatgaatgatccaaccgtacggatgttaagaactatatgttttagtgatatgagaaaattttgaaaaaaaaataaatgtgtttgttttgttattttaacagttaaccggtgttttgaccggtacttgtaacttgtgtttagtctcgtactaaagtttctattttttaaaaaagtttatgaatgatccaaccgtacggatgttaagaactatatgttttagtgatatgagaaaaatttgataaaaaaataaatgtgtttgatttgttattttaaaagtcaaccggtgttttgaccggtacttgtaacttgtgtttagtctcataCTAAATTTCTATTTTAATTATAATAGACCTTACAACGGTTTGTTTTAAAAAGTCAATATATAACTTGTTTTCAGACGATTGAATAGTGTATCTGTTATACAACGGTTTTTTAAATATTTGTATTGTCGTTATTACTGTGATACAAGGGGTTTGGCTGCTTTACCGTTGTCGGATTTGTTTGTTAAAAAAAGCATAAAATGTGTGGTACTCATTAATAGCCCCAGATCTTTGTCTTAAGCCATTCAAACCTCTCAGATTTTTGTCCTAAGCCATTAATTTTCTAGCCTTTGACtcgatttcttcatcttcttcactcgATTTCTTGAAtcgatttcttcatcttcttcactcgatttcttcatcttcttcacacAATTTCTTCACTCAATTTCTTCACTCAAGCTCTTCATCCTCTTAATCAAAATAACTTCAAAAAAACTCGATTGAAACCATAACTTCATCTTTTTGATTGGGTCAGTGTTAAGGTAATTACTTCATCTCCATTATGTTTAATTTCATTAAATTTTTAGGGTTCTTAATTATATTTGGGCAATGTTTTAgtgttaatttttatttaatttgtaTTTGCAGTTAGTAATTAGTAGTAATTAGTAGTACAATTATGTGTTAAGCTCATTAGTTGTAACTTCTAATTATGTGTCAtattttgaattaaaacagatGGACAGGTCTTGGTTAAAGGCAGATAGAAGAACAAAACAATTCAAAAAAGGAGTCAAGGATTTGTTGTTGTGTGCATTTGAGAACGGATTTAGTGAAAATAAAATTTGTTGTCCATGTATAATATGCGCACATAGTAAACATTGGCATGCTCGAAAAGTAAGGGACCATCTTTTTCTCAATGGTATCGATCAAACGTACAAGTGTTGGATTTGGCACGGAGAGTGCAATACAGAAGGAGGTGAGCCTACCACTAAAGGGACGGGCAGTTCAGAATCGGTAGATCAAATCCCAGTCGGTAGAAATGATGATGTATCCCTGGACTCCTCGGAAATGTTTAACCATATTCAATCTAAATATGAACCTCTTTATCCAGGATGTGAAGGATACACTAAGATGAAGGCTTTGGTAAAGTTTTATAACTTGAAAGCAAAATATGAAATATCTGATACTTGCTTCTCTGAAATGCTACTTTTGGTCAGGTCTATGCTTCCACAAGGCAACACATTTCCTTCTTCATTCAGTGAAGCTAAAAAAAGCTTGTGTGCCTTGGGAATGGAGTATGAAAAAATACACGTATGTCTGAATGATTGTTTACTATACCGTGGAGAGAGAGATGAAGATGAGACGAAGTGCCGCATTTGTCAGGCCTCTCGATGGAAGTTAAACAAAAAAGGAGATGAATTGGAAGGGATTCCTGCCAAGGTTTTATGGTATTTTCCATTAATACCACGTCTGAGGAATTTGTTCAACTCACCTCAAACATCTAAGGACTTGACTTGGCATGACAGGGAACGGTTAAAGGATGGTAAATTGAGACACCCTGCTGATGCACAAACATGGAAGGAAGTCGATGCAAGGTGGCCAGACTTTTCTTCAGATATTAGAAACTTACGGTTAGCTCTATCTTCTGATGGATTCAATCCTTTTCGTAGCTGTAATCTTGATTACTCATGTTGGCCTGTTTTGATGTCAATTTATAATCTTCCACCATGGCTTTGTATGAAACGGAAGTATATAATGCTATGCTTGTTGATATCTGGACCAACTCAACCCGGAAATGATATTGATGTGTTTCTTCAACCACTTATAGATGATTTAAAAAAGTTGTGGCATGGGAAACAAGTGTACGATGCTTACAAGAATGAGCAGTTTTTGCTAAGAGGCATCTTGTTATGGACTATTAGTGATTATCCAGCCTATGGTAACTTGTCGGGAAATATAATCAAAGGGTATAATGGTTGTCCTATCTGTGTTGATCAAACAAAAGCTACAAGGCTTGTCAATTATCGTAAGTGCGTGGTCATGAGGCATCGAAGGTGGTTGCCCCCTCATCATCCTTATCGTCGGAAGAAACAAGATTTTGATAACACCGTAGAAAAAGAAATAGCTCCAGTTCCATTAACCGGAGAGGAGGTACTTGAAAGAGTGCAACATTTAAAGGGACATGTCTATGGTAAAACACAACGCCAACCACGATTGAAGAAAGGTGATGCTCGACCTGTATGGAAGAAGGTTTCTATATTTTTTGAACTTGAGTATTGGAAATTTTTGCCGGTTCGACATGTTCTCGATGTGATGCACATtgagaaaaatatatgtgaatCTTTACTCGGTACGATGCTTAATATACCAAAAAAGATGAAAGACAAGGAATCTGTGCGCATTGACATGGATGAAATGGGGATTAGAACAGAACTAAGGCCAAAAACTCCGGGGATAAAGGAGAAGTTACCATTGGCATCTTGGAATCTAACCCATTCTGAAAAAAAGGTTGTTTGCTCATCCTTCCTTGGCATGAAGTTGCCTGATGGTTTTTGTTCtaatattcagaacctggtttcAATGGAAAATCTTCGTCTTACCGGAATGAAATCTCACGACTGCCATACGATTTTGCATCACTTGCTCCCAATTGCGATTCGCTCGTCACTACAAAAACAGGTCAGGAAAACTATTATCAAGTTTTGTCTATTTTTCAAAGCGATCTGTAGTAAAGTTATTGACGTTGATAAGCTGGAGAAAATGCAATCGCAACTGGTAGAAACTCTTTGTCAGCTTGAAAAATACTTTCCTCCCTCGTTGTTTGATTTAATGTTTCATATCTCGGTTCATCTTATAAGAGAAGTCGAGCTTTGTGGACCAATTTTCCTTAGGTGGATGTATCCTTTTGAGAGATACATGAAGACATTCAAGGGATATATAAGGAATCGAGCTCGTGCAGAAGGTTGCATCGCTGAGGCCTATATTGCAGAAGAGGCAGTTGAATGTTTGGTGGATAATGAAGAAGTGACAATTGGGGTACCAAAAAAAGGTAGGCATACCAAGGATTCTATTTGCAAGCCATTATCCGATGCAACGATTATAACCCCGAGCTGTACTGATTTGCACGTAGCACATTTATGTGTTCTACAAAATACCACTGCTGTTAGGCCATATATTGAGTAACTTCTTACACTTTCTCTCTCTTTACTTGAAAAATTGCTTATATATTTTCTGTCATTAGTTCAACCAACTTATATTGTCTTATCTTTAAATACAGTGAACATATGGCCTTTTTAATGACAAAATATCCGGAATATGAAAATGATGAAATGTGGCTTAAAAACAAGCAAAATGAGACATTCCCAAAATGGTTTAAGGAAAAGGTATTACGTGCGTCGTTTGATGTATTTTTTTCCCACTGTTTTACAACTTACTACCTCACCTGAATTATTTTACATGTTTGAATTCCTTTTTTTCAGATTGCTTCAAATTTGGCCGATGAAAAAGAGATATCGGCCGAGATAAGGTGGATTGCAGATGAGCCCAACAAGGATGTTCCTACATTCAGTGGCTACAGAATGGATGGTGTTACCTTTAGTACCAAGGATCGTGATGATATGCGTCAAGTTCAATGCAGTGGTGTGTGTGTAGAAGCAGACACAATGGTTGTGCAGGGTAAGGATCAAAATATTGCGCACATATCACATATATATTACGGAGTTATAAAAAGTATATGGGAGTTGGACTATAATCACTTTAGGGTCCCTGTTTTTCTTTGCAATTGGGTAGATATAAACAAAGGGATTAAGGTCGATGACTTGGGATATACATCGGTTAATTTGAATAGGTTGGGTTTTTTGAATGATCCATTTGTTTTAGCAAAATATGTTAAACAAGTTTGTTATATCGACGATCCCTCTGAAAAATTATGGTCGGTGGTGTTGAAATTTCCCGAGAAAAAGTACCATAAAGATAATGATGATGCAGATGAGGAATCCGTCGAAGTGGAACTCGAGAATGACTGTTTCATGCCCAATTTTCCCGAGATAGATGATAGTGGTGATGACATGGATAGTTACATGCGGGATGTTGATGAACTAATTCAACTTTCTTGAAGTATTTTTATTTGTACTTTCAATTACTATACTTTGTATGAACATGCATAATAACTTTGGCTTGGTTCTGTTATTTATTTTCAGTTcttgattgttggttgatttgcTTGTTGCATCTGGTTTGGGTGGTTTTCCTTGTTGCCTTTggtttggcacgtttgctttatttctggtaatgtttttaaaaaaaatcaccaGAGTAAGACAACGGTTTTATTGATTAGCCCATTGTCTGAAAGTATAATCTACAACATAGAAAAACACTTGTATGTCATTTTTAATTCAGACAACACTTATACTTGTACGTTGTTTGACACCATCTTAAAATACCAACAGAAAAAACACTTGTTTCATTTTTACAACTGTTAATTGAGACgttgtctcaatatctttcagaCATATCATTTAAAAACCGTTGTGCAAACTTACTCACTTGCACAACATGATGTTAGAAAGTGTTGTCTGCCTCTAAGAACTAGACAATGGATTTTATAGCGTTGTGGTAATGCTATAAGCTTGTCATTCACACAACATGAGGTTTATGAAAAGATTTGTCTGACTTGTTTTACTAGACAACAGTTTTGTTTTGCTTGTAGTAATATATATCAGCCAACACCTGTTTTTTGGTTTTTGAAAAACTGTTGTATAAAAATTCTGGGCAACACTTTTTCGGTCAAGCGTTGTGTGATGGGTGTTGTATGATCgtgtttttcttgtagtgcacATCCCACCAAAATAGCATATAACTGTTTAACAACATATGTAGATTTTTAtagtttttatgaaaatcttggtcaagcaaaaaatgaaccaagtttgatatcttaacgcgatgaagtcgcaaaatattcaatatatatatattcacaaaaACTATATACTAGTCAATGTGTCCACTACGCTTAGgcatatttaaaataataatgtttacatgttaaatgaatataaaaattgaaaaaaatgaaaaagtgAATAACTCATATaaagagaaaaataaaattaaataaatatgattATTAATATTGTGAAATATTGTATTtgtatttttaaataaataaatttgtaaaattatttaaaatttttgtCGTTACTTTATTATAAAGGTTgaaatttaataaataaagaaaCTCGAGTAGGAGAAATATCACCTTAAAAAGGATAGAACCCTGCAAAATTAACAAAATATGTTCAAAAGTTGGATTCGATGATGGCCTTTTATGGAATGAAACATATATATGTTCTAAACGTATATGATGCGTCCAAACATTTCCAAATAATTTTGGAAAATGAATATAAGCAGCTTTTGCAAATACATGCTTCAATTTTGTAAAATTATAATTCTTATCTGcttatttaaaaattttgtttGCAAGAACATAATTATTTGAAATGGCCAATGTTATGAAATGAATCACAATTTTTTTAACACTATAAATTTAATGAAATACGCTAAACATATGTTACACATATTGTTTGCATGATTTTACTTTA
The sequence above is drawn from the Apium graveolens cultivar Ventura chromosome 2, ASM990537v1, whole genome shotgun sequence genome and encodes:
- the LOC141696737 gene encoding uncharacterized protein LOC141696737; translation: MDRSWLKADRRTKQFKKGVKDLLLCAFENGFSENKICCPCIICAHSKHWHARKVRDHLFLNGIDQTYKCWIWHGECNTEGGEPTTKGTGSSESVDQIPVGRNDDVSLDSSEMFNHIQSKYEPLYPGCEGYTKMKALVKFYNLKAKYEISDTCFSEMLLLVRSMLPQGNTFPSSFSEAKKSLCALGMEYEKIHVCLNDCLLYRGERDEDETKCRICQASRWKLNKKGDELEGIPAKVLWYFPLIPRLRNLFNSPQTSKDLTWHDRERLKDGKLRHPADAQTWKEVDARWPDFSSDIRNLRLALSSDGFNPFRSCNLDYSCWPVLMSIYNLPPWLCMKRKYIMLCLLISGPTQPGNDIDVFLQPLIDDLKKLWHGKQVYDAYKNEQFLLRGILLWTISDYPAYGNLSGNIIKGYNGCPICVDQTKATRLVNYRKCVVMRHRRWLPPHHPYRRKKQDFDNTVEKEIAPVPLTGEEVLERVQHLKGHVYGKTQRQPRLKKGDARPVWKKVSIFFELEYWKFLPVRHVLDVMHIEKNICESLLGTMLNIPKKMKDKESVRIDMDEMGIRTELRPKTPGIKEKLPLASWNLTHSEKKVVCSSFLGMKLPDGFCSNIQNLVSMENLRLTGMKSHDCHTILHHLLPIAIRSSLQKQVRKTIIKFCLFFKAICSKVIDVDKLEKMQSQLVETLCQLEKYFPPSLFDLMFHISVHLIREVELCGPIFLRWMYPFERYMKTFKGYIRNRARAEGCIAEAYIAEEAVECLVDNEEVTIGVPKKGRHTKDSICKPLSDATIITPSCTDLHVAHLCVLQNTTAVRPYIE